A genomic window from Cricetulus griseus strain 17A/GY chromosome 4, alternate assembly CriGri-PICRH-1.0, whole genome shotgun sequence includes:
- the LOC100770596 gene encoding putative olfactory receptor 10D4, translating to MRNYTSVTEFILLGISNSEGLENMLFVLFLVFYVFALLGNLLIFLTILASPNLHTPMYFFLGNLAMFDIFFPSVNSPKMMDCLVGQSCTISYQGCASQIFFYHTLGCTECFLYTVMAYDRFVAICYPMRYTVIMNYMVCTCFTVGTWLGGFVHGSILTFLIFKLPYCGPNEVNSFFCDIPVVLSLACADTSLAQTVSFTNVGIVALTCFLLVLTSYTRIVISILKIRSSEGRRRAFSTCSAHFTSILLFYGPVILVYLRPASSPWLDSVVQVFNNVVTPSLNPLIYSLRNKEVKLALRKVLSQSMQPLGYKE from the coding sequence ATGAGGAACTACACCTCTGTGACAGAGTTCATCCTGCTGGGAATTTCTAACAGTGAAGGATTAGAGAACATGCTCTTTGTCCTGTTCCTGGTCTTCTATGTCTTTGCCTTGCTGGGAAACCTGCTCATCTTCCTCACCATCCTGGCTTCCCCCAACCTCCACACCCCCATGTATTTCTTCTTGGGGAACCTGGCAATGTTTGACATATTCTTCCCTTCTGTGAATTCTCCTAAGATGATGGACTGCCTAGTGGGGCAGAGTTGCACCATCTCATACCAGGGCTGTGCctcacagatttttttctatcaCACGCTGGGATGTACTGAGTGTTTCCTGTATACAGTCATGGCCTATGATCGCTTTGTGGCTATTTGTTACCCTATGAGATACACAGTCATCATGAACTACATGGTGTGTACCTGCTTTACAGTTGGCACTTGGTTGGGGGGCTTTGTACATGGGAGCATTCTCACATTTCTTATCTTTAAGTTACCCTACTGTGGCCCCAATGAGGTGAACAGTTTCTTCTGTGACATTCCAGTGGTGCTGTCCCTGGCATGTGCAGACACATCTCTAGCACAGACCGTAAGTTTTACCAATGTTGGCATTGTTGCACTCACGTGCTTTCTCCTTGTTCTCACTTCTTACACTCGTATTGTTATCTCCATCTTGAAAATCCGTTCCTCAGAAGGCAGGCGCCGAGCCTTCTCCACCTGCAGTGCCCACTTCACATCTATTCTATTGTTCTATGGTCCTGTGATTCTTGTTTATCTCAGACCTGCTTCTAGTCCCTGGCTGGATTCTGTTGTCCAGGTGTTCAATAATGTTGTCACCCCCTCCTTGAATCCTctgatttattctttgagaaacaAGGAAGTGAAATTAGCCCTAAGAAAGGTGCTAAGTCAATCAATGCAACCTTTAGGGTATAAGGAATAG
- the LOC100769448 gene encoding olfactory receptor 958 yields the protein MRNCTSVTEFLLMGIPHTAGLEKVLFVLFLAFYLLTLPGNLLILLAILTSSNLHTPMYFFLGNLSVLDIFFPSVSSPKMMLYLTGHSHTISYQGCVSQLFFYHFLGCAECFLYTVMAYDRFAAICHPLRYTVIMSSWVCASMAVATWMGSCLHASVLTCLIFKLPYCGPNEVDNFFCDIPVVLPLACGDTSLAQAVSFINVGLVALLCFLLILTSYSRIVISILKIHSSEGRRRAFSTCSAHLTSILLFYGPVVLIYLRPASSPWLDSVVQVLNNIVTPSLNPLIYSLRNKEVKVALRKVLTQGMHSPGE from the coding sequence ATGAGGAATTGCACTTCAGTAACCGAGTTCCTCCTGATGGGAATCCCACACACCGCTGGGCTGGAAAAGGTGCTCTTCGTCCTCTTTCTGGCTTTCTATTTGCTTACTCTTCCAGGAAACCTACTCATTCTCCTGGCCATCCTCACCTCTTCCAACCTACAtacacccatgtacttcttcttGGGGAACCTGTCAGTGCTTGATATATTTTTCCCTTCAGTGAGTTCCCCCAAAATGATGCTCTACCTCACCGGACACAGCCACACCATCTCTTACCAGGGGTGTGTCTCCCAGCTTTTCTTCTACCATTTCCTGGGCTGTGCTGAATGCTTCCTGTATActgtgatggcctatgaccgctttGCAGCTATCTGTCACCCTTTGAGGTACACAGTCATCATGAGTTCGTGGGTGTGTGCCTCCATGGCAGTGGCCACCTGGATGGGGAGCTGTCTGCACGCATCTGTTCTCACATGTTTAATTTTCAAGTTACCCTACTGTGGACCCAATGAAGTGGACAACTTTTTCTGTGACATCCCTGTGGTGTTGCCCCTGGCTTGTGGAGACACGTCTCTGGCGCAGGCTGTGAGTTTCATCAATGTAGGTCTTGTTGCACTGCTGTGCTTCCTCCTTATTCTCACTTCGTACTCTCGTATAGTTATCTCCATCTTGAAAATCCATTCTTCTGAAGGCAGGCGCAGAGCCTTCTCCACCTGCAGTGCCCACCTGACATCCATTCTGCTCTTTTATGGCCCCGTGGTCCTCATTTACCTCAGACCTGCCTCCAGTCCTTGGCTGGATTCAGTGGTTCAAGTGTTGAATAATATAGTTACTCCTTCCCTTAATCCTTTGATATATTCCCTGAGAAACaaggaggtaaaggtggctttgagAAAGGTGTTGACACAAGGAATGCACAGCCCTGGAGAATAA